From Xyrauchen texanus isolate HMW12.3.18 chromosome 36, RBS_HiC_50CHRs, whole genome shotgun sequence, one genomic window encodes:
- the clip3 gene encoding CAP-Gly domain-containing linker protein 3 isoform X2, with protein sequence MTKEKTSEVEEAQPASEFTSPVHEPRKKPMVHPSAQAPHPKDYAFTFFDPNDPACMEILIDPQTTIPELFAIIRQWVPQVQHKIDIIGNEILKRGCHVNDRDGLTDMTLLHYCCKAGAHGVGDPEAALRLSNQLIALGADVSLRSRWTNMNALHYAAYFDVPELIRILLKASKPKVLNSTCSDFYHGTALHIAASNLCLDAVKCLLEHGANPSVRNDKGQDPAEVVPDPIDMSLDKTEAAMVAKELKQLLLDAVPLSCNLPRATLPNYDNIPGNLMLSSLGLKLGGRVVLDDMKTGTLRFCGTTDFASGQWVGIELDEPEGKNDGSVGGIRYFICSPKQGIFTPVSKISKAVEQTPSSVTSTPKTPRMDLSRVTGKIKKEKKEKDREKIPRKKSLSGGLDPDGVKVEVGDQVLVAGQKQGIVRFFGKTDFAPGYWFGVELEQPTGKHDGSVFGVRYFHCLPKYGVFAPPSRVQRIGGPKDSEGDGTLVKKVHQVTMSQPKRNFNTVRSPKDITSENSVSRLLFCCWFPWMLRAEMQS encoded by the exons ATGACTAAAGAGAAAACTTCTGAGGTGGAAGAGGCACAACCAGCATCTGAGTTCACCAGCCCTGTTCATGAACCTCGCAAAAAACCCATGGTGCATCCATCTGCACAGGCTCCACATCCCAAGGACTATG CGTTCACCTTCTTTGACCCAAATGATCCGGCTTGTATGGAGATTCTGATTGACCCTCAGACCACAATCCCAGAGCTATTCGCCATCATCCGCCAGTGGGTCCCACAAGTTCAGCACAAGATCGATATCATAGGCAATGAG ATTTTAAAGCGAGGTTGCCATGTCAACGACCGTGACGGCCTAACGGATATGACTCTTCTCCACTACTGCTGCAAAGCGGGAGCTCATGGAGTGG GTGATCCTGAGGCAGCGCTCCGGCTGTCCAATCAGCTCATAGCTCTAGGTGCTGATGTGAGTCTGCGCAGTCGTTGGACCAACATGAACGCTCTCCATTACGCAGCTTACTTCGATGTGCCAGAACTGATCCGCATTTTGCTCAAAGCCTCCAAGCCTAAAG TGCTCAACTCCACCTGTAGTGATTTTTATCATGGCACAGCTCTGCACATTGCTGCCTCCAACCTCTGCCTGGACGCTGTCAAGTGTCTGCTGGAACATGGAGCCAACCCCTCTGTCAGA AATGATAAAGGTCAAGACCCTGCAGAGGTCGTCCCTGACCCCATAGACATGAGTCTGGATAAAACAGAGGCTGCTATGGTGGCTAAAGAGCTGAAGCAGTTGCTGTTGGACGCAGTGCCGCTCAGCTGTAACCTTCCTCGTGCCACCCTGCCAAACTATGACAACATCCCCGGAAACCTCATGCTCTCCTCCCTGGGCCTCAAACTTGGGGGCCGTGTGGTGCTGGACGACATGAAG ACTGGCACCCTCCGTTTCTGTGGCACCACTGATTTCGCCAGCGGGCAGTGGGTGGGCATCGAGCTGGATGAGCCAGAGGGCAAGAATGACGGGAGTGTGGGTGGGATCCGCTATTTTATCTGCTCCCCAAAACAAG GTATTTTCACCCCTGTGTCAAAAATCAGCAAAGCTGTTGAACAGACCCCCTCTTCTGTCACCTCCACGCCCAAAACCCCTCGCATGGATTTGTCTCGTGTGACTGGCAAGatcaagaaagagaaaaaagagaaagatcgTGAAAAGA TTCCGAGAAAGAAGTCTCTGTCTGGGGGTTTGGATCCTGATGGAGTGAAGGTTGAAGTTGGGGATCAGGTGCTGGTGGCCGGCCAAAAGCAAGGAATTGTCCGCTTTTTTGGAAAGACAGACTTTGCTCCTG GATATTGGTTTGGTGTGGAATTGGAGCAGCCCACTGGAAAGCATGACGGCAGTGTATTTGGAGTGCGTTACTTCCACTGTTTGCCCAAATATGGGGTTTTTGCACCACCATCCCGTGTTCAGAG AATTGGAGGACCCAAAGACTCCGAGGGAGATGGGACACTAGTGAAGAAAGTCCACCAGGTGACTA TGTCCCAGCCGAAGCGTAACTTTAATACGGTACGGTCTCCGAAAGACATAACATCTGAGAATTCTGTATCCAG GTTGCTGTTCTGTTGCTGGTTTCCCTGGATGCTCCGTGCAGAGATGCAGTCTTAA
- the clip3 gene encoding CAP-Gly domain-containing linker protein 3 isoform X1 → MTKEKTSEVEEAQPASEFTSPVHEPRKKPMVHPSAQAPHPKDYAFTFFDPNDPACMEILIDPQTTIPELFAIIRQWVPQVQHKIDIIGNEILKRGCHVNDRDGLTDMTLLHYCCKAGAHGVGDPEAALRLSNQLIALGADVSLRSRWTNMNALHYAAYFDVPELIRILLKASKPKVLNSTCSDFYHGTALHIAASNLCLDAVKCLLEHGANPSVRNDKGQDPAEVVPDPIDMSLDKTEAAMVAKELKQLLLDAVPLSCNLPRATLPNYDNIPGNLMLSSLGLKLGGRVVLDDMKTGTLRFCGTTDFASGQWVGIELDEPEGKNDGSVGGIRYFICSPKQGIFTPVSKISKAVEQTPSSVTSTPKTPRMDLSRVTGKIKKEKKEKDREKIPRKKSLSGGLDPDGVKVEVGDQVLVAGQKQGIVRFFGKTDFAPGYWFGVELEQPTGKHDGSVFGVRYFHCLPKYGVFAPPSRVQRIGGPKDSEGDGTLVKKVHQVTMSQPKRNFNTVRSPKDITSENSVSSRLLFCCWFPWMLRAEMQS, encoded by the exons ATGACTAAAGAGAAAACTTCTGAGGTGGAAGAGGCACAACCAGCATCTGAGTTCACCAGCCCTGTTCATGAACCTCGCAAAAAACCCATGGTGCATCCATCTGCACAGGCTCCACATCCCAAGGACTATG CGTTCACCTTCTTTGACCCAAATGATCCGGCTTGTATGGAGATTCTGATTGACCCTCAGACCACAATCCCAGAGCTATTCGCCATCATCCGCCAGTGGGTCCCACAAGTTCAGCACAAGATCGATATCATAGGCAATGAG ATTTTAAAGCGAGGTTGCCATGTCAACGACCGTGACGGCCTAACGGATATGACTCTTCTCCACTACTGCTGCAAAGCGGGAGCTCATGGAGTGG GTGATCCTGAGGCAGCGCTCCGGCTGTCCAATCAGCTCATAGCTCTAGGTGCTGATGTGAGTCTGCGCAGTCGTTGGACCAACATGAACGCTCTCCATTACGCAGCTTACTTCGATGTGCCAGAACTGATCCGCATTTTGCTCAAAGCCTCCAAGCCTAAAG TGCTCAACTCCACCTGTAGTGATTTTTATCATGGCACAGCTCTGCACATTGCTGCCTCCAACCTCTGCCTGGACGCTGTCAAGTGTCTGCTGGAACATGGAGCCAACCCCTCTGTCAGA AATGATAAAGGTCAAGACCCTGCAGAGGTCGTCCCTGACCCCATAGACATGAGTCTGGATAAAACAGAGGCTGCTATGGTGGCTAAAGAGCTGAAGCAGTTGCTGTTGGACGCAGTGCCGCTCAGCTGTAACCTTCCTCGTGCCACCCTGCCAAACTATGACAACATCCCCGGAAACCTCATGCTCTCCTCCCTGGGCCTCAAACTTGGGGGCCGTGTGGTGCTGGACGACATGAAG ACTGGCACCCTCCGTTTCTGTGGCACCACTGATTTCGCCAGCGGGCAGTGGGTGGGCATCGAGCTGGATGAGCCAGAGGGCAAGAATGACGGGAGTGTGGGTGGGATCCGCTATTTTATCTGCTCCCCAAAACAAG GTATTTTCACCCCTGTGTCAAAAATCAGCAAAGCTGTTGAACAGACCCCCTCTTCTGTCACCTCCACGCCCAAAACCCCTCGCATGGATTTGTCTCGTGTGACTGGCAAGatcaagaaagagaaaaaagagaaagatcgTGAAAAGA TTCCGAGAAAGAAGTCTCTGTCTGGGGGTTTGGATCCTGATGGAGTGAAGGTTGAAGTTGGGGATCAGGTGCTGGTGGCCGGCCAAAAGCAAGGAATTGTCCGCTTTTTTGGAAAGACAGACTTTGCTCCTG GATATTGGTTTGGTGTGGAATTGGAGCAGCCCACTGGAAAGCATGACGGCAGTGTATTTGGAGTGCGTTACTTCCACTGTTTGCCCAAATATGGGGTTTTTGCACCACCATCCCGTGTTCAGAG AATTGGAGGACCCAAAGACTCCGAGGGAGATGGGACACTAGTGAAGAAAGTCCACCAGGTGACTA TGTCCCAGCCGAAGCGTAACTTTAATACGGTACGGTCTCCGAAAGACATAACATCTGAGAATTCTGTATCCAG CAGGTTGCTGTTCTGTTGCTGGTTTCCCTGGATGCTCCGTGCAGAGATGCAGTCTTAA